The Corynebacterium vitaeruminis DSM 20294 genome window below encodes:
- a CDS encoding lipoyl synthase, which produces MTQAEGRKLLRVEVRNSETPIEAKPRWIRTAVKTGPEYQDMKKKVSGASLHTVCQEAGCPNIHECWESREATFLIGGANCSRRCDFCQINSAKPDPLDRDEPRRVAESVREMQLNYSTITGVTRDDLDDEGAWLYAEVVRQIHALNPHTGVENLTPDFSGKPDLLQEVFEARPEVFAHNLETVPRIFRRIRPAFRYERSLDVIRQARDFGLVTKSNLILGMGETVDEIREALTDLHSAGCDIVTITQYLRPGPKYHPIDRWVKPEEFLEHADFAKELGFGAVMSGPLVRSSYRAGRLYAQALAARGEQLPANLSHLAETAGASTAQEASTLLQKYGPSEDTPVVSGLLPRK; this is translated from the coding sequence GTGACTCAAGCAGAAGGACGAAAGCTACTCCGCGTCGAGGTACGCAACTCCGAGACGCCCATCGAAGCCAAGCCACGCTGGATCCGCACCGCCGTGAAAACCGGCCCGGAATACCAGGACATGAAAAAGAAGGTCTCGGGTGCCAGCCTGCACACCGTGTGCCAGGAGGCGGGCTGCCCGAACATCCACGAGTGCTGGGAGTCCCGCGAGGCCACCTTCCTTATCGGCGGGGCCAATTGCTCGCGCCGCTGCGACTTCTGCCAGATCAACTCCGCCAAGCCGGACCCTCTCGACCGAGACGAGCCGCGGCGTGTGGCCGAGTCCGTGCGCGAGATGCAGCTGAACTACTCCACCATCACCGGCGTGACCCGCGACGACCTAGACGACGAGGGCGCGTGGCTGTACGCCGAGGTGGTCCGCCAGATCCACGCGCTCAACCCGCACACGGGCGTGGAGAACCTCACGCCGGACTTCTCCGGCAAGCCGGACCTGCTCCAGGAGGTCTTCGAGGCCCGCCCGGAGGTGTTCGCGCACAACCTGGAGACGGTGCCGCGCATCTTCCGCCGCATCCGCCCCGCCTTCCGCTACGAGCGCTCGCTCGACGTGATCCGCCAGGCGCGCGACTTCGGGCTGGTGACCAAGTCCAACCTCATCCTGGGCATGGGCGAGACCGTCGACGAGATCCGCGAGGCGCTGACCGACCTGCACTCCGCCGGTTGCGACATCGTGACCATTACCCAGTACCTTCGCCCCGGCCCCAAGTACCACCCGATCGACCGCTGGGTGAAGCCGGAGGAGTTCCTCGAGCACGCGGACTTCGCCAAGGAGCTGGGCTTCGGGGCCGTCATGAGCGGACCCCTGGTGCGCTCCTCCTACCGGGCCGGCCGCCTCTACGCGCAGGCTCTGGCCGCGCGCGGCGAGCAGCTACCCGCAAACCTCTCGCACCTCGCGGAGACCGCGGGCGCCTCGACCGCCCAGGAGGCCTCGACGCTTTTGCAGAAGTACGGCCCCTCGGAGGACACCCCGGTGGTGTCGGGTTTGTTGCCCCGAAAGTAG
- a CDS encoding DUF4191 domain-containing protein: MADANKKEERAAKRAQRRQTWSQVWQAFNIQRKQDKALIPIMLGSFLGLGLLFFLLGLLWGNEWFMLIVGLLLGATLAMWLFSRRLQNSVYDRASGQAGAAGWALENMRSNFAVVWRTKTAVAMNTHMDVVHRVAGVCGFVLVGEGEPHRLKPMMDQQKKRLNRLAPGVPVNEIIVGEGEGQVPLKKLQSTLMKLPRHYKKDEVYQIASRVEAMDAVAERQASGLPKGPLPKGGKVSGMNRRARRNAERNNKG; encoded by the coding sequence ATGGCAGACGCGAACAAGAAGGAAGAGCGCGCGGCGAAGCGCGCACAGCGCCGCCAGACCTGGTCGCAGGTCTGGCAGGCTTTCAACATACAGCGCAAGCAGGACAAGGCGCTCATCCCGATCATGCTGGGCTCCTTCCTGGGCCTGGGACTGCTCTTTTTCCTCCTTGGCCTGCTGTGGGGCAACGAGTGGTTCATGCTCATCGTGGGCCTGCTGCTCGGCGCGACGCTCGCCATGTGGCTGTTTAGCCGCCGCCTGCAAAACTCCGTCTACGACCGCGCCTCCGGTCAGGCCGGCGCCGCCGGCTGGGCGCTGGAGAACATGCGCTCGAACTTCGCCGTGGTCTGGCGCACCAAGACCGCGGTGGCCATGAACACTCACATGGACGTCGTCCACCGCGTCGCCGGCGTGTGTGGGTTCGTGCTGGTCGGCGAGGGCGAGCCGCACCGCCTCAAGCCGATGATGGACCAGCAGAAGAAGCGCCTCAACCGGCTCGCCCCGGGCGTGCCGGTCAACGAGATCATCGTCGGCGAGGGCGAGGGCCAGGTGCCGCTGAAGAAGCTGCAGTCGACGCTCATGAAGCTGCCGCGCCACTACAAGAAGGACGAGGTCTACCAGATCGCCTCCCGCGTCGAGGCCATGGACGCCGTCGCCGAGCGCCAAGCCAGCGGACTGCCCAAGGGTCCGCTTCCGAAGGGCGGCAAGGTCTCCGGCATGAACCGCCGCGCCCGCCGCAACGCGGAGCGCAA